Proteins encoded by one window of Musa acuminata AAA Group cultivar baxijiao chromosome BXJ2-9, Cavendish_Baxijiao_AAA, whole genome shotgun sequence:
- the LOC135623209 gene encoding uncharacterized protein LOC135623209, whose product MEALVCMKLGDPTVPMTSDSSPIAAVTKFHPVPAISSSTSVRVRIRATSLNFANYLQILGRYQEKPPLPFIPGSDYSGVVESVGSGVSRFKVGDKVCSFAALGSFAEFIVVDEKDLFLVPEGCDLIAAAALPVAFGTSHVALVHRAQLKPGQVLLVLGAAGGVGISAVQIGKVCGAIVIAVARGDEKVQFLKSLGVDYAVDLGKGNIIESVKNFLKSRNLKGVDVLYDPVGGKLTKECMKLLNWGANILIIGFASGEVPVIPANIALVKNWTVHGLYWGSYKLHQPHILRNSLEELLSWLSKGLLTVHISHSYSLSQADLAFAAIKDRKAIGKVMIALGGSTAGRSKL is encoded by the exons ATGGAGGCGCTTGTCTGCATGAAGCTCGGTGATCCCACCGTCCCCATGACCTCCGATTCGTCCCCGATCGCGGCGGTCACCAAATTCCACCCCGTCCCCGCGATCTCCTCCTCGACCTCGGTCCGAGTCCGGATCCGGGCCACGAGCCTCAACTTCGCCAATTACCTCCAGATACTGGGCCGTTACCAGGAGAAGCCCCCCCTCCCCTTCATCCCGGGCTCCGACTACTCCGGCGTCGTCGAATCCGTCGGAAGCGGCGTCTCCAGGTTCAAGGTCGGGGATAAAGTTTGCTCCTTTGCTGCCCTCGGGTCCTTTGCCGAGTTCATTGTCGTCGACGAGAAAGACCT ATTCTTAGTGCCCGAGGGATGTGACCtaattgctgctgctgctttacCTGTTGCTTTTGGGACTTCACATGTAGCTCTTGTTCATAGAGCACAACTAAAACCTGGTCAG GTACTGCTTGTCCTTGGTGCCGCTGGTGGTGTTGGTATTTCAGCTGTGCAGATAGGAAAAGTTTGTGGGGCAATTGTTATTGCTGTTGCAAG GGGTGATGAAAAGGTGCAATTTCTCAAGTCGCTGGGTGTCGATTATGCCGTTGACTTGGGAAAGGGGAACATCATTGAAAGTGTGAAGAATTTCCTCAAGTCGAGAAATCTGAAAGGAGTTGATGTTCTATATGATCCAGTTGGGGGTAAACTTACAAAAGAGTGCATGAAGCTTCTTAACTGGGGCGCAAATATTCTTATCATTGGATTTGCAAGTGGTGAAGTTCCAGTCATCCCAGCAAATATTGCTCTTGTGAAG AACTGGACAGTTCATGGACTTTATTGGGGCAGCTACAAACTGCATCAACCACATATCCTAAGAAATTCTCTTGAGGAGCTGCTATCCTGGTTGTCAAAGGGGTTGTTAACTGTTCATATATCTCATTCCTATAGTTTATCACAG GCAGATCTGGCTTTTGCTGCTATTAAAGATAGGAAAGCCATTGGCAAGGTGATGATTGCTTTAGGGGGCTCCACTGCAGGAAGATCAAAGCTCTGA